The DNA region cgcacaaccgtgcggataGATTGATGGTAAGGTCAAGAAAATCAAATGTTTAGAATTATAATAATAAGATTACATGTAATAAggaatcaaataataataaggaatcaagtgatttttgttttaattttaatttttatatttgaatttttttctaattgcATTTTGtttagtattaatttaatttgattgaataatatcttgaataaattaatatatagttatttaaacttaatatttatcaataggtcatgttggTACCACAAagtttatttataaagtaactAAACTATGTTATCAGtccaataattttataatgaaatattGTTAAGACTATCAAACAACtctttattaagaaaataaattaatagaaaaCAGTTATACATGaattcataaattaatatataatatattaatatataataatatttcataactaatttcgaaattagtgaaaatatttacatataatctttaaaaattaagagtttgttaaaatcttttaaaagattttctagaaattttaaaatatatatttatatttaaaatgaaaagatatcaaaagatattatgattttttttttttttttttttttgacggcaaacggctattctattactcaaacttgaggtggtctgggtaaccagaccggaatagaacaaccaataaaatgtaacttcctatggaaggatctagctgttttagctaaaaagtctgaaatctgattacgcacatttaataaaaattaaaagatggtccaaactaaaaaaatcacacatgaaagaagtcatgactgttttaatatataagataagaAGACAGAAACCTAAACCAActatttagtaaataaaactTACGAGGTTCCCATAAGCCCAAAAGCCTCCAATGGAGATTGGAAAGATGCAGAGAGCAATGAAGAAGTAAGCAACTTTGGCTCCTCTCCACATCGGTACATGAGCTGGATGCTTAAACGTAGATGGCATCGTCGACTGCAAAATTTTCAACACTCAGTCTACAAAAAGTCCAGTATGgcattaaatattttaacagaaacattttgCATTTTCTTTACCTGAATTTCAAGAACCAAGTTGTGACCTCTGAAGGCAAAAGCTACAATGCCAAGAGCATTCAAGACAGAGAAAAGCGAACCAGAAACCGAAGGCATAGAAAGCGGCTCGTAAGAGATTGTAGCTGGTCTTGGTTGGGTCACAGAGAGAACCCAAACCATTGTAGAGTAAGTTATCGCAGTAACTGCTCCTATCAAGGAAAGTCCCGCAATAGAATTGAGGTTCGGAAGCTGAGACAGAACGACGCATAGACAAGTAAACACCAGATACCATTCGACCGTAGTTAACGGGTTCGAGGTGCATAACGGACCACAAACTATCTGAAAGAAGAGTTTCATTGTCTCTCCACCGATCAGAATCAGAGCTGTCGCCGTTCCTGCTGATAAGTAAACCGTAGGAAACAACGCAAGCCAAACTCCCAATCTTTCTCCTGTTTCGaattaaaaaaagttcaacATTTTAGTAATAGTGAGACACAAAGGGTACTATTGAATAAAATGTTCAATTACCAAATGCAGCTTGTGCAAGCTCGACATATCGATTGTAACGTTTCCCTGGGACTGCTTCGTGTAACTGAACTAGAATCCACAGTGTATAGAGTTGCCAACAGTAAGCTACTGTCAATGACAGTATCCCCCAACTCCTACACAACAATAGTTCACATAAAGCTTAttcttaacttaaaaaaaatcttaattcaTAAATATTGATCCACCACTACTAAGCCAACTGAAGTAACCAAATACTCAAACCCAAGTTATAAAATGATTCAAATGTTTGTACTTGCACTTTTTTCATATTAAGAACTATTTTATTATACAAGAATAAAGGgagaatatataaatagattaaataaataaatgtatatatttgcTGGAACTcaacaagaaacaaaatagACGATAAAGATGGCTCTGtctaaatccaaactaaatCCAAAAGTATGTCGAGAGTGGCCACATGTGTAATGATGGAAGCATGGAAAATTAAAAGAGAATCTCAAAAAAATATCTACTAGAAAGATTGAATTATTTCGAAAGTTGAAAAGTAAAATAGTACATATATTATTATCTCtgatgttttttaatttttttttcataagtGGATCTGAACAGTATATGGTTTGAACACAACATCAAGAAAAATCGAAAAACACAAGAAAAAGATTATTGggaatagaaaaagaaaagggtAAAACGCAAACGCACCAGCCAAGAAACGCAAACGCGACGGGAAGAACGAGGGCTTGAAACCCAACACCGGCGTTGAGGTTATGAAACGCAGCGTAGTGAGCATTTCCGTTGCGAGACTCGGTGATAGGAAGCCAAGCGTCTTGTGGGTTGAGCTTGGTGAGGTGACCCATTTCTTCGAGATAACCTTTCATGTTGA from Raphanus sativus cultivar WK10039 chromosome 8, ASM80110v3, whole genome shotgun sequence includes:
- the LOC130498442 gene encoding lysine histidine transporter-like 8, giving the protein MDERPETELISIPATPRVSTPEILTPSGQRSPRPATKPSSAAWTPTSFISPRFLSPIGTPMKRVLVNMKGYLEEMGHLTKLNPQDAWLPITESRNGNAHYAAFHNLNAGVGFQALVLPVAFAFLGWSWGILSLTVAYCWQLYTLWILVQLHEAVPGKRYNRYVELAQAAFGERLGVWLALFPTVYLSAGTATALILIGGETMKLFFQIVCGPLCTSNPLTTVEWYLVFTCLCVVLSQLPNLNSIAGLSLIGAVTAITYSTMVWVLSVTQPRPATISYEPLSMPSVSGSLFSVLNALGIVAFAFRGHNLVLEIQSTMPSTFKHPAHVPMWRGAKVAYFFIALCIFPISIGGFWAYGNLMPSGGMLAALYAFHINDIPRGLLATAFLLVVFNCLSSFQIYSMPAFDSFEAGYTSRTNKPCSVWVRSGFRVFFGFVSFFIGVALPFLSSLAGLLGGLTLPVTFAYPCFMWVLIKKPAKGSFSWYFHWGLGWLGVAFSLAFSIGGISSMVTQGLELKFFSPN